In Deinococcus irradiatisoli, the genomic stretch AACCCTCGGCGCAGGTGCCGGAAGCGCCGCTGAGCGACTGAGCGCGGCGGCCTCGCCACGCTCCTTTGATTTATCCTGAAAGTCATGAGCCGCAGCCAGCACTACCTCCGCAGTTTTCAGATGCACCGCGCCGCCCTGGAAGACCTCTACCGCGAACTGCCGGATGAACAGGGCCAGTTCAGGGCCTGGGAAGAAGGCATGAGTTTCATCGGGCTGGCCGACCACCTCGCCGGCGCGGTGGAGCGCCTTCCGGCGATGCTGCGCGGCGAAGCGCCCTCGCCGGTCGAAGGCAGCGCCGATCTGGCGGCGGCGCGGCAGCGCCTTTCACGTAGCGGCGAGCAGTTTGCCCAGACGCTCGCTGGCCTCAGCGACGAGGCTCTTTCCGGACCTGTCACCGCTTTCGGCGGGCGCCAGATGCCGGTCAGTGCCGTGCTCGACTTTCTGATCAGCCACGAAGCGCACCACAAAGGTCAGGTCTGGATGATGGCGCGCATGGTCGGGGTCAAGCCGCCGATGTTCGTCAAACTGGGGTAAAGCCCAGCGTTCAGCGCTCGCGCGACGTTATCGCCGCCCCGTCGCGGCTGAAACTCAGGATCAGGTTGCCGGTGCCCACCGCGCCCCTCAGGATGCCGTTGCGGTTGTAGCTGATCAGCACGCTGCCGTCGCTGAGCGCGAGCAAGGCGAAGTGACCGTTGAGCGCCGTCTGGGTGGTGGGGTTGCTGCCGCGCACCTTCCAGACGTAGCCGCTGCGTGGGCCGAGCGGATCGTCGGCGGCCTGCGCCTGCGCCGCCGTGATTACCAGCGCCTCGGGTTTGGCCGAGAAGCCTTCGGGGAAACGCATATCGCCGTTGACGAGGTCCAGGATGATGCCGCGCAGCAGCGCCGT encodes the following:
- a CDS encoding DinB family protein, with amino-acid sequence MSRSQHYLRSFQMHRAALEDLYRELPDEQGQFRAWEEGMSFIGLADHLAGAVERLPAMLRGEAPSPVEGSADLAAARQRLSRSGEQFAQTLAGLSDEALSGPVTAFGGRQMPVSAVLDFLISHEAHHKGQVWMMARMVGVKPPMFVKLG